The Spirochaetota bacterium genome includes a window with the following:
- a CDS encoding P83/100 family protein, with protein MEYRSTLFIVVLAALVAGDTHPLEVDIDEFKNIKKVEFVNYKGPNKREDPLNEIFGIGRTLAEGSKTRYQEPFRYLMKYSVTRAVSKDEPEKLSADIISIDKDAQVDHIDNVRRITAGYLTEMYGYTHKQAWALAVFISYYNAVHRGDMDYFSSVYKKGVMKNIDARNAGISTKYSDWPGATKMLVPLTEAAKRGGIDAIDPFALTDEKTKKEIRKDDRITERKDIVDLKDKAIAKDKAQLDAKKGDIEKKKGDIEKDKKVIDDKKAAIDREKEDAAKKEEALRKEKEAAARITDTDKRKEKEDEIARKEKEAAAEKEKIRKDEKELGEKEKAVEKKTEALKKDEKDAAVKEDALKKKEDAVKEEKKEIAKDDTSPEGLKKKEADLAKKETELDKREDSLRSKTTDKNIYADKLYYLKIREYLEGGHYNNEMFLIDAAERKVVLKSPVATICGSRYDVFSDGIVVITHAGSHAFAHHLTLIDREKLTVKITGTENVFWRSFVEIREGYIYAIIIKDGKYYLGKFDGTLALAASSRENISENTFLSFFGDYLYINKMDRTVIVLNKNDLSLIDTIKP; from the coding sequence ATGGAATACCGGTCAACGCTCTTTATTGTCGTGCTCGCGGCCTTGGTCGCCGGCGATACGCACCCCCTCGAGGTCGATATCGACGAGTTCAAGAACATCAAGAAGGTAGAATTCGTGAATTACAAAGGGCCGAACAAGCGGGAAGACCCGCTCAATGAGATATTCGGCATCGGACGCACGCTCGCAGAGGGCTCGAAGACGCGCTACCAGGAGCCGTTCCGCTATCTGATGAAATATTCCGTTACCCGCGCGGTGTCGAAGGATGAGCCGGAAAAACTGTCAGCCGATATCATATCGATAGACAAGGATGCGCAGGTCGATCATATCGATAATGTCAGGCGCATTACCGCCGGCTATCTAACCGAGATGTACGGATATACCCATAAGCAGGCCTGGGCGCTCGCTGTGTTCATATCGTATTACAATGCCGTGCATCGCGGTGATATGGATTATTTCTCATCCGTGTACAAGAAAGGCGTCATGAAGAACATTGACGCAAGGAATGCGGGGATATCGACGAAATATTCCGACTGGCCGGGTGCGACGAAAATGCTCGTGCCGCTTACGGAAGCGGCGAAACGCGGCGGTATAGACGCCATTGACCCGTTCGCGCTCACCGATGAAAAGACGAAGAAGGAGATACGCAAGGACGACCGGATAACGGAGCGAAAGGACATTGTCGATCTGAAGGATAAGGCAATTGCGAAGGATAAGGCGCAGCTCGATGCGAAGAAAGGCGATATAGAAAAGAAGAAAGGGGACATAGAGAAGGACAAGAAGGTTATTGATGATAAGAAAGCCGCCATCGATCGCGAGAAAGAGGACGCGGCGAAGAAGGAAGAAGCCCTCAGGAAGGAGAAGGAAGCGGCAGCACGGATAACTGATACGGATAAACGCAAAGAGAAAGAGGATGAGATTGCCAGGAAGGAAAAAGAAGCCGCGGCGGAGAAGGAGAAGATCAGGAAAGACGAGAAAGAGCTTGGGGAGAAGGAAAAGGCCGTTGAGAAGAAGACCGAAGCGCTCAAGAAGGATGAGAAGGATGCCGCCGTAAAGGAAGATGCGCTCAAGAAGAAAGAGGACGCCGTAAAAGAGGAGAAAAAGGAGATAGCGAAGGACGATACGTCCCCGGAAGGGCTTAAGAAGAAAGAAGCGGACCTTGCGAAGAAAGAGACGGAGCTCGATAAGCGAGAGGATTCGCTTCGCTCGAAAACGACGGATAAGAATATCTATGCGGACAAGCTCTATTATCTCAAGATACGCGAATATCTTGAGGGCGGGCATTATAATAACGAGATGTTCCTGATAGACGCCGCCGAGCGGAAGGTGGTGCTCAAGTCTCCGGTGGCGACTATCTGCGGGAGCCGCTACGATGTGTTCTCCGACGGCATTGTCGTGATAACCCATGCGGGGAGCCATGCTTTCGCACATCACCTTACGCTCATCGACCGCGAGAAGCTGACCGTCAAGATAACCGGTACCGAGAACGTGTTCTGGCGGAGCTTTGTGGAGATACGGGAGGGTTATATATACGCGATCATCATAAAGGACGGGAAGTACTATCTCGGAAAATTCGATGGAACACTCGCGCTTGCAGCGAGTTCCAGGGAGAATATCAGCGAAAACACGTTCCTGAGCTTTTTTGGGGACTACCTCTATATCAATAAAATGGACAGAACGGTCATTGTCCTCAACAAGAACGACCTTTCCCTCATCGATACGATAAAACCGTGA
- a CDS encoding RNA-binding protein, translated as MAKKIYVGNMSYTTTKEQVQELFAQYGAVTSVALITDRDTGRAKGFGFVEMATDDAAAQAIAALDGKEYDGRKLKVNEARPKSDEGRGGGGGGGGGRGRRY; from the coding sequence ATGGCAAAAAAGATCTATGTGGGTAACATGAGTTATACCACCACCAAAGAGCAGGTTCAGGAGCTCTTTGCACAGTACGGCGCGGTTACAAGCGTTGCACTCATCACCGACCGCGATACCGGCCGGGCAAAAGGTTTCGGCTTCGTCGAAATGGCGACCGATGACGCTGCTGCCCAGGCTATCGCAGCGCTTGACGGCAAGGAATATGACGGCCGCAAGCTTAAGGTCAACGAAGCCCGCCCGAAAAGCGACGAAGGTCGCGGCGGCGGCGGCGGCGGCGGCGGCGGACGCGGACGGCGCTACTAG
- a CDS encoding CoA-binding protein, which yields MKESIKQFIAQKHIAVIGVSRSGKKFSNTIYRELKNDGYTVYPVNPNAGTVEGDKCYPSIAALPKAVTATVVVVPPAETLAVVTEAAKKGIKHIWLQQGAESDEAEAYCKTNELSFVSGRCLFMYVKEHAFPHSIHAVIAKLFRRF from the coding sequence ATGAAAGAGTCCATAAAGCAATTCATAGCCCAGAAGCACATAGCCGTCATCGGCGTTTCACGCTCCGGAAAGAAATTCAGCAATACGATATACCGGGAGCTTAAGAACGACGGATATACCGTCTATCCGGTGAACCCCAATGCAGGGACGGTAGAAGGCGATAAATGCTATCCATCCATAGCCGCACTGCCGAAAGCGGTCACCGCAACGGTCGTCGTCGTTCCGCCGGCGGAGACGCTAGCCGTCGTCACCGAAGCGGCGAAAAAAGGCATAAAGCATATCTGGCTTCAGCAGGGTGCGGAGAGCGATGAGGCCGAGGCGTACTGCAAGACCAATGAGCTTTCGTTCGTCAGCGGGCGATGCCTCTTCATGTACGTGAAGGAGCATGCGTTCCCGCATTCCATTCACGCGGTCATAGCGAAACTTTTCCGGCGATTCTGA
- a CDS encoding FAD-linked oxidase C-terminal domain-containing protein, producing MLPKKRFAELAGAIGGDVLLSDAVRDVYATDASLYRVRPEAVVVPRNTFDIVSTVLFAREHRIPITMRGAGSSTAGQAVGSGIIIDTTKYMNKVIAVDPAGGYVVTEPGIPFDRLNAHLAGYGMRVPCAPSSSAYATAGGMIGNNASGARSVKYGDTRSHTRTLSLVLSDGSPVTTASLDIDSPELAAGAANPSLWGEIHRSLPRIITRESERIERFSVPIGKNSSGYALDRIITDGKFDVAPLIVGSEGTLAAVTQISFRLSPLPRYRATMLCFSTSREKSLTLAGKLRALEPSALEFMDASFLAMVTRHAPSTIRIPADAQAALLVEFEEESAVERDDKIRTARYIAVERTRLAASARTAVNAAECNALWRLRYAIAPLLNRRTDGRMAVPLIEDVAVAPELLPEFISRLCQLLDAAGLSGSYAVFGHAGDGNLHVRPLMDPRSSEDRAVMKKLLRETHALVEELGGTATGEHGDGRLRTAYLSHRFGALYGVFREVKALFDPKNMFNPGIIAAERPPLSDENMRFDGSYRARTLPVRLSPALLAAVRADAERCSGCGECRTFCPSFVSGNELSLPRGRLDLIRETMSEAAAHGTRFYQRRELASALYTDCLFCRRCESSCPAAIPAGLHAFTLKHDVVSRRGGYREDMLFARAGTVNRLGAIFPSLTNRALRSKLFRSMLAVIGVSKERSYPAFTSKRPWKYGRIIGSTNAARKIAIFHGCHGYAFDTDVVGAHIDLLTRAGAAVVVPRQECCGMPAFTAGMSRIVHRNMKRTIRSFAPFIRNGFEIITPCPSCAMMIRELWPAYADGRMADEAKRFSAKLVTLDDVIAGTLDRMQLKKLPIVYFTPCHERASHSTGHRERLEATPGIALTVIDDICCGSGGTFGMKAKNAPAYTALTAQLSERLTALGAATIASPCGMCREQLKAVTTARVVHPVEIYARALSKNR from the coding sequence GTGCTCCCGAAAAAACGATTTGCCGAGCTCGCGGGGGCGATAGGCGGCGACGTGCTCTTGTCCGACGCCGTGCGCGACGTGTATGCCACCGATGCGAGCCTGTACCGCGTACGCCCCGAGGCCGTTGTTGTCCCGAGGAATACGTTCGATATCGTGAGCACCGTGCTCTTTGCACGGGAGCACAGGATACCGATAACCATGCGCGGAGCGGGAAGTTCCACCGCAGGACAGGCTGTCGGCAGCGGCATCATCATCGATACGACGAAATATATGAACAAGGTCATCGCGGTCGATCCCGCAGGCGGATACGTCGTCACCGAGCCCGGCATTCCGTTCGACAGGCTCAACGCGCATCTTGCAGGATACGGCATGCGCGTGCCCTGCGCACCGTCATCGAGCGCATATGCAACGGCCGGCGGCATGATCGGCAATAATGCGAGCGGTGCACGGAGCGTGAAATACGGCGATACGCGGTCGCATACGAGAACGCTCTCGCTCGTGCTCTCCGACGGAAGCCCCGTCACCACGGCATCGCTTGACATCGACAGCCCCGAGCTTGCCGCGGGCGCAGCCAATCCGTCGCTCTGGGGCGAGATACATCGATCGCTCCCGCGCATCATCACCCGCGAAAGCGAGCGCATCGAACGCTTCTCCGTACCCATCGGGAAGAACAGTTCCGGCTATGCACTCGACCGCATCATCACGGACGGAAAATTCGATGTCGCACCGCTCATCGTCGGGAGCGAGGGAACGCTCGCCGCCGTCACGCAGATATCGTTCCGGCTCTCTCCCCTCCCCCGATACCGCGCCACCATGCTCTGCTTTTCAACCTCGCGTGAGAAGTCCCTTACGCTTGCGGGGAAATTGCGCGCGCTCGAACCGTCCGCGCTCGAATTCATGGACGCTTCATTCCTTGCCATGGTCACACGTCACGCTCCGTCGACGATCCGTATCCCCGCCGATGCACAAGCTGCGCTCCTCGTCGAATTCGAGGAAGAGAGCGCCGTAGAACGCGACGACAAGATACGCACCGCGCGATATATCGCCGTTGAGCGAACGCGCCTCGCCGCGAGCGCTCGCACCGCTGTGAATGCCGCCGAATGCAATGCGCTTTGGCGGCTGCGCTACGCGATAGCACCGCTTTTGAACCGCCGCACGGATGGGCGCATGGCCGTACCCCTCATCGAGGACGTAGCGGTAGCGCCCGAACTCCTGCCCGAATTCATATCGCGTCTGTGCCAGCTGCTCGATGCCGCGGGGCTTTCCGGTTCGTACGCCGTGTTCGGTCACGCCGGAGACGGCAATCTCCATGTACGTCCGCTCATGGACCCGCGCTCATCCGAGGACCGTGCGGTCATGAAGAAGCTCCTCCGTGAAACGCATGCCCTCGTCGAAGAGCTCGGCGGTACCGCGACGGGCGAACATGGCGACGGGAGATTGCGCACTGCATACCTCTCGCATCGCTTCGGTGCGCTGTACGGCGTGTTCCGCGAGGTGAAAGCATTGTTCGATCCGAAGAACATGTTCAATCCCGGCATCATCGCCGCAGAAAGACCGCCGTTGTCAGACGAAAATATGCGATTCGATGGGTCCTACCGCGCACGTACGCTCCCGGTGCGTCTCTCGCCCGCTCTGCTCGCAGCGGTACGCGCGGACGCGGAGCGCTGCAGCGGCTGCGGTGAATGCCGCACCTTCTGTCCCTCGTTCGTGAGCGGCAATGAGCTCTCGCTCCCGCGCGGGCGTCTCGATCTCATACGCGAAACGATGTCGGAAGCCGCAGCGCACGGCACGAGGTTCTACCAGAGGCGCGAACTCGCATCCGCGCTCTATACCGACTGCCTCTTCTGCCGCCGATGCGAGTCCTCATGCCCGGCGGCCATCCCCGCCGGATTACACGCCTTTACGCTCAAGCACGACGTCGTTTCACGGCGCGGCGGATACCGGGAAGACATGCTCTTCGCACGCGCGGGAACGGTCAATCGCCTCGGCGCGATATTCCCCTCGCTCACCAACCGCGCCCTTCGCTCGAAGCTGTTCCGATCGATGCTCGCCGTCATCGGCGTAAGCAAAGAGCGCTCATATCCCGCGTTCACATCGAAGCGCCCATGGAAATACGGCCGCATCATCGGCAGCACGAACGCAGCACGGAAGATAGCGATATTCCACGGCTGCCACGGCTATGCCTTCGATACTGATGTCGTTGGTGCTCACATCGACCTGCTTACCCGAGCGGGCGCTGCCGTCGTCGTACCCAGGCAAGAGTGCTGCGGCATGCCGGCGTTCACGGCGGGGATGAGCCGCATCGTCCATAGGAACATGAAAAGAACGATACGCTCGTTCGCACCATTCATCAGGAATGGATTTGAGATAATCACCCCCTGCCCTTCCTGCGCCATGATGATACGCGAACTGTGGCCGGCATACGCGGACGGCCGCATGGCCGATGAAGCGAAACGATTCTCCGCCAAACTCGTCACGCTTGATGATGTTATCGCGGGTACGCTTGACCGTATGCAGCTAAAAAAGCTCCCGATCGTATACTTCACGCCCTGTCATGAGCGCGCATCGCACAGCACGGGTCATCGCGAGCGGCTTGAGGCAACGCCGGGCATTGCGCTCACCGTCATCGACGATATCTGCTGCGGGAGCGGCGGCACCTTCGGTATGAAGGCAAAAAATGCACCTGCGTACACAGCGCTGACGGCACAATTGTCGGAACGTCTCACGGCGCTCGGTGCGGCGACGATAGCAAGCCCCTGCGGTATGTGCCGCGAGCAGTTGAAGGCGGTGACGACAGCGCGCGTCGTACACCCCGTTGAGATCTACGCACGGGCGCTCTCGAAAAATCGATGA